A window from Plasmodium chabaudi chabaudi strain AS genome assembly, chromosome: 11 encodes these proteins:
- a CDS encoding DNA mismatch repair protein MSH6, putative, whose protein sequence is MGEVNKGNTAACSNKKQASILSFFKTQNTKIKKESSVKDSNDKPCEEKESSKLDILNNFVCPKIDDNSFGNCKDMDSDVKGDLFSNTNTFDESEKIDNNKNNESVKYENNGYIMDNAEISTEEDIIIKKKRKIILDSSYDDNDDSDSNDKKKGKGGFVKNEGVDNKLKNLLYDETKKGEDILINNNKENSNKNTDIKYVQRKKVEDNKKSQELDYLRNKFLNLPITLNNDKFRLYIEQYFLYCNSFEFPKWIQPQYIRDINLNTPDNPNYDSSTIWTPPQDHQWAIEYKQAHYTPGMQQFWKIKSKNFDKIIFFKMGRFYEIFYIDACIMHTICGLNWMNGEQKPHLGFPEQSLHLYAKKVINSGHKVVVIEQMETPKELEQRNKVSSGPKDKAIKREVNEIYTKGTILHDNMLSAETKYIICFHFDDIEDIGDDNTGSQTHCNFGFVVSDVATSYIAVGYCNDDESRIELRTLLAQLCPAEILYCSKNVNKEVLSIFKNIPACPELTSVNSFPNIIASLDEVNKYFENIPKALEAYKEQNSVICAFGGFIVYLRSLLLDKKLLKFCKIEFYDLFKKDNYMVLDATALKHLEILETQSGETKNSLYDYVNKTCTNFGARNMRRWVCSPLLNCDKINQRLDVVEFLRKNDHILSLIRLKLKKLPDIERLLNKICIQASQSERGAVFFDNIVNTKLKEFVTFLNAFKEIDNMLIEINSIDNEEDVIPTRLFEITNTYNKSSKNDIKGHYPEIDQITNEFLEKIYFDGEKEYKPAEGCDEAIDAINKKEKDIEKELNNILVDMKKVLKIPTLKFVHAKYKYEIECPDNVPKSFLKEVEITSVKKGFVRIQNEEIKNLVEMLEDIEQEKKDAIYPFFQKIFHLFYEHYEKYVSACRLIAELDCLQAFAYVAVNTSFPLTRPILHFMECENNKSGDNNYGDELNCEIEKDGKMGSENASKEKKPFLILENNIHPVVATLMPNFIPNNIYMGCDKEKETTLLLTGPNMGGKSTLLRQTAISVILAQIGAFVPSTYCELTIVDKIFTRLGSSDNLFEGKSTFLVELEDISNLLKQSTKYSLAILDELGRGTSSFDGTAIALSTLEQISDTIKCRCIFSTHYHLLVEEVKHNTNISNYHMSLSIDDDQEKIIFLYKFIKGICPKSFGIHIAKLAGLPKEIIELAHEKSVLFENVTDEFCKIIKYKNIIRSLLKASDDTTLATMFQKYKCEFA, encoded by the coding sequence ATGGGAGAAGTGAACAAGGGGAATACAGCAGCTTGCTCAAACAAAAAGCAAGCCTCGATTttaagtttttttaaaacccaaaatactaaaataaaaaaagaaagcaGTGTGAAAGATAGTAATGATAAACCTTGTGAAGAGAAAGAAAGCAGTAAGTTAGATATTCTAAACAATTTTGTCTGTCCCAAGATTGATGATAATTCATTTGGAAATTGTAAAGACATGGATAGCGATGTGAAAGGTGACTTGTTTAGTAACACAAATACATTTGATGAGTCTGAAAAAATAGATaacaacaaaaataatgaaagcgttaaatatgaaaataatggaTATATTATGGATAATGCAGAAATTAGTACTGAAGAAGatataataatcaaaaaaaaacgtaaAATCATTTTAGATAGTTCATATGATGATAATGATGATAGTGATAGTAATGATAAGAAAAAGGGGAAAGGGggttttgtaaaaaatgaaggAGTTGATAATAAActgaaaaatttattatatgatgaaactaaaaaaggagaagatattttaataaataataataaagaaaatagtaataaaaatacagatataaaatatgtacaaaggaaaaaagtagaagacaataaaaaatcacaAGAATTAGATTATTTAcgtaataaatttttaaatttacctattacattaaataatgataaatttcGATTATACATagaacaatattttttatattgcaATTCTTTTGAATTTCCAAAATGGATACAACCACAATATATTAgagatataaatttaaatacacCAGATAATCCAAATTATGATTCATCAACAATTTGGACCCCACCTCAAGATCATCAATGGGCTATCGAATATAAACAAGCACATTATACTCCTGGTATGCAACAattttggaaaataaaatcaaaaaattttgataaaattatattttttaagatgGGAAgattttatgaaatattttatattgatGCTTGTATTATGCATACAATATGCGGATTAAATTGGATGAATGGTGAACAGAAACCTCATTTAGGATTTCCTGAGCAGTCTTTACatttatatgcaaaaaaagttataaatAGTGGCCATAAAGTTGTAGTGATAGAACAAATGGAGACCCCAAAAGAATTAGAGCAACGAAATAAAGTATCATCAGGACCTAAAGATAAAGCAATAAAAAGAGAAGtcaatgaaatatatactaaaGGCACAATTTTACATGATAATATGTTATCAGCggaaacaaaatatataatatgtttcCATTTTGATGATATAGAAGATATAGGAGATGATAATACTGGTTCACAAACTCATTGTAATTTTGGGTTCGTTGTTAGTGATGTTGCTACGTCTTATATAGCTGTTGGATATTGCAATGATGATGAATCTCGAATTGAATTGAGAACCCTATTGGCTCAATTATGTCCTGctgaaatattatattgttcaaaaaatgtaaataaagaagtattgtcaatttttaaaaatattcctGCATGTCCAGAACTAACTAGTGTAAATAGTTTTCCTAATATAATAGCTTCTCTAGATGaagttaataaatattttgaaaatattcctAAAGCTTTAGAAGCATATAAAGAACAAAATAGTGTTATATGTGCATTTGGTGGatttattgtttatttaagATCTCTTTTGttagataaaaaattattaaaattttgtaaaatagaattttatgatttatttaaaaaagataattaTATGGTTTTAGATGCAACAGCATTGAAACATTTAGAAATTTTAGAAACTCAATCTGGAGAAACGAAAAATTCTTTATATgattatgtaaataaaacatgtaCAAATTTTGGAGCAAGAAATATGAGAAGATGGGTATGTAGTCCTTTATTAAAttgtgataaaataaatcaacGATTAGATGTAGTTGAATTTTTAAGAAAGAATGatcatatattatcattaataCGTTTGAAATTGAAGAAGCTACCAGATATAGAAAGGttactaaataaaatatgtatacaaGCTTCACAAAGCGAAAGAGGAgctgttttttttgataacattgtaaatacaaaattaaaagaatttgtcacatttttaaatgcatTTAAAGAAATAGATAATATGCTGATCGAAATTAATAGTATTGATAATGAAGAAGATGTAATACCTACTCGATTATTTGAAATTacaaatacatataataaaagctCTAAGAATGATATAAAAGGTCATTATCCTGAAATCGATCAAATTACTAATGagtttttagaaaaaatttatttcgaTGGAGAGAAGGAATATAAACCTGCTGAAGGATGTGATGAAGCTATTGATGCaatcaataaaaaagaaaaagacattgaaaaagaattaaataatatattagttgatatgaaaaaggttttaaaaataccCACTCTTAAATTTGTACatgcaaaatataaatatgaaattgAATGTCCTGATAATGTACctaaatcatttttaaaggAAGTTGAAATTACATCTGTAAAAAAAGGATTTGTAAGAAtacaaaatgaagaaataaaaaatttagttGAAATGTTAGAAGATATTGaacaagaaaaaaaagatgctatatatccattttttcaaaaaatatttcatctCTTTTATGAgcattatgaaaaatatgtatcTGCATGTAGATTAATTGCTGAGTTAGATTGTTTACAAGCATTTGCTTACGTTGCAGTAAATACATCTTTCCCTTTAACTCGACCTATTTTACATTTCATGGaatgtgaaaataataaatcaggagataataattatggAGATGAGTTAAATTGtgaaattgaaaaagaTGGAAAAATGGGTTCTGAAAATGCATCTAAAGAAAAGAaaccatttttaattcttgaaaataatatacatccAGTAGTTGCTACATTAATGCCTAATTTTATtccaaataatatttatatgggatgtgataaagaaaaagaaacgACACTTTTATTAACAGGTCCAAATATGGGTGGTAAAAGTACGTTGCTAAGACAAACAGCTATTTCAGTTATTTTAGCTCAAATCGGAGCCTTTGTTCCATCTACCTATTGTGAACTAACAATtgttgataaaatatttacaagaTTAGGATCTAgtgataatttatttgaagGAAAAAGTACATTCCTTGTAGAATTAGAAGATATatctaatttattaaaacaaaGTACGAAATATAGTCTAGCAATTTTAGATGAATTGGGAAGAGGAACATCATCCTTCGATGGTACTGCTATTGCATTATCAACACTTGAACAAATCTCAGATACAATAAAATGCAGatgtatattttcaacccattatcatttattagtAGAAGAAGTAAAGCATAACACCaatatttcaaattatCATATGAGTTTAAGTATTGATGATGAtcaagaaaaaattatatttttatataaatttataaaaggaATATGCCCTAAATCTTTTGGTATACACATAGCAAAATTAGCTGGATTACCAAAAGAAATTATTGAACTAGCACATGAAAAATCtgtattatttgaaaatgtaACAGAtgaattttgtaaaataattaagtataaaaatattattcgaTCTTTGTTAAAGGCATCTGATGATACTACCTTAGCAACCATGTTCCAAAAATACAAGTGCGAATTTGCATAA